The following DNA comes from Arthrobacter sp. SLBN-83.
CAAAATCACGCCCCGCACCAAGGGAATCGTGGTCATCAACCCCAACAACCCGACGGGCGCCGTCTACCCGGAAGAGACGCTGAAGCGCATCGTTGCCCTGGCCGAAAAGCACGGCCTGGTGATCTTCGCCGACGAGATCTACGAAAAGATTTTGTACGAGGATGCCGTCCACGTAAACCTTGCCAAGCTCACCGACGACCACGTCTTGTGCCTGACTTTCAGCGGCCTGTCCAAGGCCTACCGGGTCTGTGGCTACCGGGCCGGCTGGATGGCCATATCCGGGCCCAAGAAGGAGGCCGCCGACTATCTCGAAGGCATCAACCTCCTGGCCAACATGAGGCTGTGCGCCAACGTTCCGGCCCAGCACGCCATCCAGACCGCACTGGGCGGCTACCAAAGCATCAACGACCTCATCCTCCCGGGCGGCCGCCTGCTGGAGCAGCGGAACAAGGCCTACGACATGCTCAACGCCATTCCCGGCGTCAGCACCCAGCAGGCCAGGGGTGCCCTTTACCTCTTCCCGCGCCTGGACCCCGAGGTCTACCACATCCGGGACGACGAGAAATTTGTCCTTGATCTGCTGAGGGAACAGAAGATCCTCGTGTCCCATGGCCGCGCCTTCAACTGGGTCAGGCCTGACCATTTCCGCATGGTGACACTGCCCAACGTCAAGGACATCGAGGAAGCCATCGGCAGGATGGGGGACTTCCTAAGCAGGTACCAGGGGAACTAGCCTGTGCTCACGGGCCGCCGGTCCGTGCAACCCTTGCCGAAAGGATTCCCCATGGCCCGTGTCGTTGGCTTCGACCAGCATCCTGCCCAAACCCTTCGCGCGGGGGAGGGGTTCTCCCTGGCCGCAGTGGATCCCAACTCGACCCCCGGCTACAGCGGAAACAAGGATGACGGCAAGCTGCTCCTCGCGGAGATGGACGACGAACTTTCCGAGTTGCAGGAAAAGCTCTTCGCCGAGTCCCGCTTCGGCGGTTCCAACCGTGTCCTGCTGATCCTGCAGGCCATGGACACCGCGGGCAAGGGCGGGATCGTCAGCCAC
Coding sequences within:
- a CDS encoding pyridoxal phosphate-dependent aminotransferase codes for the protein MAEFRQSTKLHNVLYDIRGPILQAAQQMEAEGHRILKLNIGNPAPFGFEAPDAILVDMIRHLPHAQGYSDSRGIFSARTAVSQYYQTRGIQNIHVDDIYLGNGVSELITMSLMALLDSGDEVLIPTPDYPLWTASVALAGGKPVHYLCDEESGWQPDLDDMEAKITPRTKGIVVINPNNPTGAVYPEETLKRIVALAEKHGLVIFADEIYEKILYEDAVHVNLAKLTDDHVLCLTFSGLSKAYRVCGYRAGWMAISGPKKEAADYLEGINLLANMRLCANVPAQHAIQTALGGYQSINDLILPGGRLLEQRNKAYDMLNAIPGVSTQQARGALYLFPRLDPEVYHIRDDEKFVLDLLREQKILVSHGRAFNWVRPDHFRMVTLPNVKDIEEAIGRMGDFLSRYQGN